The following is a genomic window from Pedobacter sp. KBS0701.
AAAAGTTGATGAACGTTTGTCTGACCGCCAGAATATTATCGCCAAAGAAATTTTAAAAGAGATTAAAGCCAGGATCGGTTTTTTAACTGATGTAGGTTTAACTTATTTAACCTTAGACCGGACGGCCCGTACACTTTCAGGTGGTGAGGCGCAGCGTATCCGTTTGGCCACACAGATTGGTTCGCAGCTGATGAACGTCATGTACATCCTCGATGAGCCCAGTATCGGTCTGCACCAGCGTGATAATGAACGTTTGATTAATGCACTAAAAAATCTCCGCGACCTGGGAAATACCGTTTTAGTGGTAGAGCACGATAAGGATATGATTTTGGAAGCCGACTGGGTAATTGATGTGGGCCCTGGTGCCGGTATCCATGGAGGTACTGTTGTAGCCGAAGGAACAGCTGCGCAGATCCTGAAATCGAACACCTTAACTGCCGATTATTTGAATGGCAAAAGGCAGATTGAAACACCAAAATTCCGCAGGAAAGGCAACGGACATAAACTATCGCTTATTAAAGCAACCGGACATAACCTGAAAGAGGTTTCAGTAGATTTTCCTTTGGGTAAATTTATTGCCGTAACCGGAGTTTCAGGTAGTGGTAAATCGAGTTTAATTACCGAAACTTTATATCCTATTTTAAACCATCATTTCTTTAGGGCCAAAAAAACGCCTTTGCCTTACGAAAAAATCAATGGCTTAAAAGAAATTGATAAGGTAATCGAGATTGATCAGGCACCGATTGGCAGAACACCACGTTCTAATCCTTCTACCTATACTGGGGTTTTCTCTGATATCAGGAATCTGTTTGTTCAATTGCCTGAAGCGAAAATTCGTGGTTACAAACCCGGCCGTTTCTCTTTCAATGTTAAAGGTGGGCGCTGCGAAACCTGTCAGGGAGCCGGCTTGAAGGTGATCGAAATGAATTTTTTACCTGATGTGCAGGTGCCTTGCGAAGAGTGCGGTGGAAGAAGATACAACAGGGAAACTTTAGAGGTACGTTTCCGTGGAAAATCGATCAGTGATGTATTGGATATGAGTATCGAAGATGCCTGTACTTTCTTTGAAAATATTCCGATCATCTATAGAAAGATCAAAACCTTAAAAGATGTTGGTTTAGGTTATATTACTTTGGGCCAATCGTCGGTTACTTTATCCGGAGGGGAGGCGCAACGTGTAAAACTGGCGACGGAGCTTTCGAAAAAAGATACCGGAAAGACCTTTTATATTTTAGATGAGCCTACAACAGGACTTCACTTTGAAGATATTAACGTGCTTTTGGGCGTATTGCAGGAGCTGGTTGATAAAGGAAATACCATTTTGGTGATCGAACATAATTTAGATGTGGTTAAAGTTGCCGATTGGGTGATTGATTTAGGCGAAGAAGGAGGTGCTGGCGGTGGAAGGATTTTGTTTGAAGGTACACCAGAAGGTTTGATCCAGAACCCGATTAGTTTAACCGGAAAA
Proteins encoded in this region:
- the uvrA gene encoding excinuclease ABC subunit UvrA codes for the protein MSNKSIDLGEQKDVEVYGARVHNLKNIDVSFPRNELVVITGLSGSGKSSLAFDTIYAEGQRRYMETFSAYSRQFMGGMERPDVDKVSGLSPVIAIEQKTTSKNPRSTVGTITEIYDFMRLLYARVADAYSYNTGEKMERMSEDQILQNIFNKFDGLAVNILAPVVKGRKGHYRELFEQIRKQGYVKVRVDGEIKDITAKMQVDRYKIHDIEVVIDRLIIDVKDKKRLLDSLQIAMKMGKGVIKISDKDNNVAHFSKFLMCPTTGISYDEPQPNSFSFNSPYGACERCDGLGYIFVVDKDSVIPNPKLSILNGGLAPLGEYRDIWMFQVLKALAKKYSFSLSTPIEKLNDEVINIILNGSPDLIKVEVEYNKWNVQNYNITFDGIIKMLEEQNEKRSESASDDMDEFRKLKTCPECHGARLKKESLHFKVDGKNIFELSSMDINNLHQWFEKVDERLSDRQNIIAKEILKEIKARIGFLTDVGLTYLTLDRTARTLSGGEAQRIRLATQIGSQLMNVMYILDEPSIGLHQRDNERLINALKNLRDLGNTVLVVEHDKDMILEADWVIDVGPGAGIHGGTVVAEGTAAQILKSNTLTADYLNGKRQIETPKFRRKGNGHKLSLIKATGHNLKEVSVDFPLGKFIAVTGVSGSGKSSLITETLYPILNHHFFRAKKTPLPYEKINGLKEIDKVIEIDQAPIGRTPRSNPSTYTGVFSDIRNLFVQLPEAKIRGYKPGRFSFNVKGGRCETCQGAGLKVIEMNFLPDVQVPCEECGGRRYNRETLEVRFRGKSISDVLDMSIEDACTFFENIPIIYRKIKTLKDVGLGYITLGQSSVTLSGGEAQRVKLATELSKKDTGKTFYILDEPTTGLHFEDINVLLGVLQELVDKGNTILVIEHNLDVVKVADWVIDLGEEGGAGGGRILFEGTPEGLIQNPISLTGKFLKKEMEWMPQNGKSEGGSPESKVKAPKKSKAEKK